A DNA window from Alistipes sp. ZOR0009 contains the following coding sequences:
- the mnmD gene encoding tRNA (5-methylaminomethyl-2-thiouridine)(34)-methyltransferase MnmD, which translates to MIFDSDRLQRRVEVVATSDGSQTLSIDGGVEHYHSTNGAIAEALHVYINAGLAACPLKLVNVFEVGFGTGLNAMLAYQHAVEHNVKVCYTAIEKYPLDRTVTDRLTYPEQQGIDRLRFFDSLHAAIWNSWVEVDAYFSICKVEGDLEFYAPAAPVDVVFFDAFAPDLQPQLWSVAVFQKLYDSMREGGILVTYSSKGFVKQNLREVGFSVKRLPGPKGKRHMILAQKL; encoded by the coding sequence ATGATATTTGATAGTGATAGGTTACAGCGTAGGGTGGAGGTGGTTGCCACGAGCGATGGCTCCCAAACGCTTTCGATAGACGGAGGGGTGGAGCATTACCATTCTACCAACGGTGCCATTGCCGAGGCGCTGCATGTGTATATTAACGCAGGGTTGGCTGCTTGTCCTTTAAAGCTGGTCAACGTTTTTGAAGTGGGGTTTGGTACGGGGCTAAACGCAATGCTGGCTTACCAGCATGCCGTAGAGCACAATGTAAAGGTTTGCTATACTGCTATCGAGAAGTATCCGCTTGATAGAACGGTTACGGATAGGCTTACCTATCCCGAGCAGCAGGGTATCGACCGATTGCGCTTTTTTGACAGCCTGCACGCCGCTATTTGGAACTCTTGGGTCGAAGTAGACGCCTATTTCTCCATTTGTAAGGTGGAGGGTGATCTTGAATTTTACGCTCCTGCTGCACCTGTCGATGTCGTTTTTTTCGATGCTTTTGCCCCCGATTTGCAGCCCCAACTGTGGTCGGTAGCGGTTTTTCAGAAGCTGTACGATTCAATGCGGGAAGGGGGGATTCTCGTTACCTACTCCTCAAAGGGTTTTGTTAAGCAGAATTTACGAGAAGTTGGCTTTAGTGTTAAGAGATTGCCTGGTCCGAAAGGTAAAAGACACATGATTTTAGCTCAAAAATTATAG
- the carA gene encoding glutamine-hydrolyzing carbamoyl-phosphate synthase small subunit, with protein sequence MDLKNVKLVLEDGTEFIGKSFGYEGCSAGEVVFNTAMTGYPESLTDPSYRGQLLVLTYPLIGNYGVPGANQEDNLFKFYESDQLHIDGLIISDYSEEYSHWNANESLGSWLKRNKVPGITGIDTRQLTKILREKGAMMGKIVFEGQDIDFRDPNQENLVDQVSTKEVKVYGNGRHRIMLVDCGVKNNIIRNLLKRDTTVVRVPWNYSFLNEEYDGLFISNGPGDPKMCEATIKNLKVAIEQDKPIMGICLGNQLLALASGANTYKLKYGHRSHNQPVLQVGTNRAFVTSQNHGFAIDNSTLGGEWEPYFINLNDGTNEGVRHKVKRIFSAQFHPEASSGPTDTEFLFDDFISNIEACKAR encoded by the coding sequence ATGGATCTTAAAAACGTTAAGCTTGTTTTGGAGGACGGCACTGAATTCATCGGTAAGTCATTTGGCTACGAAGGATGTTCTGCTGGCGAGGTAGTTTTCAATACTGCCATGACCGGCTATCCCGAAAGCCTTACCGACCCTTCTTACCGAGGTCAACTCCTCGTCCTTACCTATCCTCTAATTGGGAACTACGGCGTTCCCGGCGCAAATCAAGAGGACAATCTTTTTAAATTTTATGAATCAGATCAGCTCCATATTGATGGATTGATCATCTCTGACTACTCTGAGGAGTACAGCCATTGGAATGCTAACGAAAGTTTAGGCAGCTGGCTTAAACGGAACAAGGTGCCTGGAATTACGGGCATTGACACGCGGCAACTTACCAAAATTCTTCGTGAAAAGGGTGCGATGATGGGTAAGATAGTTTTTGAAGGTCAGGATATCGACTTTCGTGATCCTAATCAAGAAAACCTTGTCGATCAGGTTAGCACTAAAGAAGTTAAAGTTTACGGGAATGGGCGGCATCGGATTATGTTGGTTGATTGTGGTGTTAAGAACAACATCATCCGAAATTTGCTGAAACGCGATACGACGGTAGTTCGTGTCCCTTGGAATTACTCCTTTTTGAACGAGGAGTACGATGGTCTGTTCATCTCGAATGGACCGGGAGATCCTAAAATGTGCGAAGCCACTATTAAGAACTTAAAGGTGGCCATCGAGCAGGATAAGCCTATAATGGGGATTTGTTTAGGAAACCAGCTGCTTGCACTTGCGTCTGGTGCCAATACGTACAAGTTAAAGTACGGGCACCGTAGCCACAATCAGCCCGTTTTACAGGTTGGAACTAATAGGGCGTTCGTAACATCTCAAAACCACGGCTTCGCTATAGACAATAGCACGCTGGGTGGCGAATGGGAACCCTACTTCATCAACTTGAACGATGGTACCAACGAAGGGGTGCGCCACAAGGTTAAGCGTATCTTCTCGGCTCAGTTCCACCCCGAAGCGTCAAGTGGTCCTACCGATACCGAGTTTTTGTTCGATGATTTTATCAGCAACATCGAGGCCTGTAAGGCTAGATAG
- a CDS encoding methylglyoxal synthase has protein sequence MRKMLVQKRIALVAHDNCKKDMIQWVEKNSERLVGHDLICTGTTGRMIEDSLRHKYGDEAIDKVSITCLKSGPLGGDQQLGSLIAEGKIDVLIFFWDAMHAQPHDVDVKALLRIASVYNIPTAQNRSTADFIVTSPILEQEYTPKVYDYSNYISRKIDL, from the coding sequence ATGAGAAAAATGCTTGTACAAAAACGTATTGCATTGGTAGCCCACGATAACTGTAAGAAGGATATGATCCAGTGGGTTGAGAAGAATTCAGAAAGGTTGGTGGGGCACGATTTGATTTGCACGGGAACAACAGGGAGAATGATTGAGGATTCACTGCGCCACAAGTATGGCGACGAGGCAATCGATAAGGTTTCAATAACCTGCTTAAAGTCGGGTCCTCTTGGTGGCGATCAGCAGCTGGGTTCTTTAATTGCAGAGGGTAAGATTGATGTCCTAATCTTCTTTTGGGATGCAATGCATGCGCAACCTCACGATGTGGATGTTAAGGCGCTACTTCGTATCGCATCTGTTTACAACATTCCAACGGCGCAAAACCGTTCTACAGCCGATTTTATTGTAACGTCGCCAATCCTGGAGCAAGAGTATACTCCTAAGGTGTACGATTACTCGAACTACATTAGCCGGAAAATCGATTTGTAG